In Anopheles gambiae chromosome 2, idAnoGambNW_F1_1, whole genome shotgun sequence, a single window of DNA contains:
- the LOC1273475 gene encoding uncharacterized protein LOC1273475, which produces MKSALLLGTAFLVLILVLVIPETYGNVHDFDGNELHTPPYDRRRPTGREQAPVGRGFTDSARDILASPAGQLAAYVAKEMISRSAGNSQVLSLNLTNLLILFLLKALIFAAGLIGAGNWSQYARGRSEEGAGSGGFLLPGEANLIIGYLAAEGSGQDGCLMRSACRAPRTADEYARAAHALVKGAEMFSPEVAENYNYKRLLTSLDRAAMEGLQGAPCEMIYPCHI; this is translated from the exons ATGAAATCGGCACTACTGCTCGGTACTGCATTTCTGGTGCTGATACTGGTGCTTGTGATACCGGAAACGTACGGCAATGTGCACGATTTCGATGGAAATGAGCTGCACACGCCACCGTACGATCGGCGTCGTCCAACAGGCCGCGAACAGGCCCCGGTTGGGCGTGGGTTTACCGACAGTGCGCGCGATATTCTGGCCAGCCCGGCCGGTCAGCTAGCAGCGTACGTTGCCAAAGAGATGATCAGCCGCTCGGCGGGCAATAGTCAG GTGCTCAGCTTGAACTTGACGAATCTGCTGATTCTGTTTCTACTGAAGGCGCTCATCTTTGCCGCTGGTCTGATCGGTGCCGGCAACTGGAGCCAGTATGCGCGAGGCCGCAGCGAAGAAG GTGCTGGCAGTGGGGGCTTTTTGCTGCCAGGTGAAGCGAACCTCATCATCGGCTATCTGGCGGCGGAAGGTTCCGGCCAGGACGGGTGCCTGATGCGTTCGGCCTGCCGGGCGCCTCGCACCGCCGACGAGTACGCCCGGGCGGCCCATGCCCTCGTCAAGGGAGCGGAAATGTTCAGCCCGGAGGTGGCGGAAAACTACAACTACAAGCGCCTGCTGACCAGCCTGGACCGGGCGGCCATGGAGGGGCTGCAGGGAGCGCCGTGCGAAATGATTTATCCCTGTCATATTTGA